A genomic stretch from Flavobacterium sp. KS-LB2 includes:
- the rpoC gene encoding DNA-directed RNA polymerase subunit beta': MMNNRNNNSKDKNPVKRFNKISIGLASPESILKESRGEVLKPETINYRTHKPERDGLFCERIFGPVKDFECACGKYKRIRYKGIICDRCGVEVTEKKVRRDRVGHINLVVPIAHIWYFRSLPNKIGYILGLPSKKLDMIIYYERYVVIQAGIAKNAEGESLQRLDFLTEEEYLNILDTLPADNQYLDDFDPNKFVAKMGAECIMDLLARIDLDALSYQLRHNANNETSKQRKTEALKRLQVVESFRESNLNRENRPEWMIMKVVPVIPPELRPLVPLDGGRFATSDLNDLYRRVIIRNNRLKRLMEIKAPEVILRNEKRMLQESVDSLFDNTRKASAVKTESNRPLKSLSDSLKGKQGRFRQNLLGKRVDYSARSVIVVGPELKLSECGIPKDMAAELYKPFVIRKLIERGIVKTVKSAKKIIDKKEPVVWDILENVIKGHPILLNRAPTLHRLGIQAFQPKLIEGKAIQLHPLVCTAFNADFDGDQMAVHLPLGPEAILEAQLLMLGSHNILNPANGAPITVPSQDMVLGLYYMTKERLSTPELKILGEGITFYSAEEVNIALNEGRLELNARVKIRAKDFNEAGELVYQIIQTTAGRVLFNEVVPEAAGYINDVLTKKNLRDIIGHVLSSTDVPTTAAFLDNMKDMGYKFAFKGGLSFSLGDIRIPDQKPKLIADAREQVGGISANYNMGLITNNERYNQVIDVWTSANAQLTELAMKNIREDQQGFNSVYMMLDSGARGSKEQIRQLTGMRGLMAKPKKSTAGGGEIIENPILSNFKEGLSILEYFISTHGARKGLADTALKTADAGYLTRRLHDVSQDVIVNIEDCGTLRGVEVSALKKNEEIVESLGERILGRVVLQDVINPLNNEVLVQSGQQITEVIMKAIDASPIEKVEVRSPLTCEALKGICAKCYGRNLATGKMTQRGEAVGVIAAQSIGEPGTQLTLRTFHVGGVAGGISEESSIITKFAGKLEIEDLKTVKGEDSEGNAVDIVVSRSTELKLIDERTGILLSTNNIPYGSSIFVKDGQSVGKGDVICKWDPYNGVIVSEFTGKIAYEDLEQGQSFMVEIDEQTGFQEKVISESRAKKLIPTLLVYGKEGELIRSYNLPVGAHLMVENGEKIKAGKVLVKIPRRSSKSGDITGGLPRITELLEARNPSNPAVVSEIDGVVSFGKIKRGNREIVIESKFGDVRKYLVKLSSQILVQENDFVRAGVPLSDGAITPDDILRIQGPAAVQQYLVNEIQEVYRLQGVKINDKHFEVVIRQMMRKVRVQDPGDTLFLEDQLIHTKDFIVQNDKLYGMKVVEDAGDSSALKEGQIITPRELRDENSLLKRTDKNLVVARDVVTATATPVLQGITRASLQTKSFISAASFQETTKVLNEAAVAGKIDYLEGLKENVIVGHRIPAGTGMREYDNTIVGSKEDYNDMMANKEEYIY; encoded by the coding sequence ATGATGAATAATAGAAATAATAATAGCAAAGATAAAAACCCTGTAAAAAGGTTTAATAAAATCTCAATAGGACTTGCTTCTCCTGAATCTATCTTGAAAGAATCAAGAGGTGAAGTATTAAAGCCGGAAACAATCAACTACAGAACGCACAAGCCTGAGCGTGATGGTCTTTTCTGTGAACGTATTTTCGGACCAGTAAAAGATTTTGAATGTGCTTGTGGTAAGTATAAAAGAATACGTTACAAAGGAATCATCTGTGACCGTTGTGGTGTAGAAGTTACGGAGAAAAAAGTACGTAGAGACAGAGTAGGTCACATCAACCTTGTTGTGCCAATTGCTCATATCTGGTATTTCCGTTCTCTTCCAAACAAAATTGGTTATATCCTTGGTCTTCCATCTAAGAAATTAGACATGATTATTTACTACGAAAGATACGTAGTAATCCAAGCGGGTATCGCTAAAAATGCAGAAGGTGAATCATTGCAAAGATTAGACTTTTTGACAGAAGAAGAATATTTAAATATTTTAGATACTCTTCCTGCTGACAACCAGTATCTAGATGATTTTGATCCTAATAAATTTGTTGCCAAAATGGGAGCAGAGTGTATTATGGATTTATTAGCAAGAATAGATCTTGATGCATTGTCTTACCAATTGAGACACAATGCTAACAATGAAACGTCTAAACAGCGTAAAACAGAAGCGTTAAAAAGATTACAAGTTGTTGAATCTTTCCGTGAGTCTAACTTGAACCGTGAGAATCGTCCAGAATGGATGATTATGAAAGTGGTACCAGTTATTCCACCAGAATTACGTCCATTAGTTCCACTTGATGGAGGTCGTTTTGCGACTTCAGATTTAAATGATTTATACCGTCGTGTAATTATACGTAACAACCGTTTGAAAAGATTAATGGAGATTAAAGCTCCAGAAGTTATCTTGAGAAACGAAAAACGTATGTTGCAAGAATCAGTAGATTCACTTTTCGATAATACACGTAAAGCATCTGCTGTAAAAACAGAATCTAACAGACCATTGAAATCACTTTCTGATTCATTGAAAGGTAAGCAAGGACGTTTCCGTCAAAACTTACTTGGAAAACGTGTGGATTATTCTGCTCGTTCGGTAATTGTTGTTGGACCTGAATTGAAATTATCTGAATGTGGTATCCCTAAAGATATGGCAGCAGAATTATACAAACCTTTCGTTATCCGTAAATTGATAGAAAGAGGAATTGTAAAAACTGTAAAATCAGCTAAGAAAATAATAGATAAAAAAGAGCCTGTAGTTTGGGATATCCTTGAAAATGTAATCAAAGGTCACCCAATATTACTGAATCGTGCTCCTACTTTGCACAGATTAGGTATTCAAGCATTCCAACCAAAATTAATTGAAGGAAAAGCAATCCAATTGCACCCTTTAGTTTGTACTGCATTTAATGCGGATTTTGATGGGGATCAAATGGCAGTTCACTTACCGTTAGGACCAGAAGCGATTTTGGAAGCACAACTATTAATGTTGGGTTCTCACAATATCTTGAATCCTGCAAATGGAGCTCCTATCACGGTACCTTCTCAGGATATGGTTTTGGGTCTATACTATATGACCAAAGAACGTTTATCTACTCCAGAGCTTAAAATTTTAGGCGAAGGAATTACTTTTTATTCTGCTGAAGAAGTAAATATTGCTTTGAATGAAGGAAGATTAGAATTGAATGCTAGAGTAAAAATTAGAGCAAAAGATTTTAATGAAGCTGGTGAATTAGTATACCAAATTATACAAACAACTGCGGGTCGTGTATTATTTAATGAAGTAGTACCGGAAGCAGCTGGATATATCAATGATGTATTGACTAAGAAAAACCTTAGAGATATTATCGGTCACGTTTTGAGTTCTACTGATGTACCTACAACTGCGGCTTTCTTGGATAACATGAAAGACATGGGGTACAAATTTGCCTTCAAAGGTGGTTTGTCATTCTCTCTTGGGGATATTAGAATTCCAGATCAGAAACCTAAATTAATTGCCGACGCAAGAGAGCAAGTAGGAGGTATTTCTGCAAATTATAACATGGGTCTTATTACAAATAACGAACGTTACAACCAAGTTATTGATGTTTGGACTTCAGCAAATGCTCAATTGACAGAGTTAGCAATGAAAAACATTAGAGAAGACCAACAAGGTTTCAACTCAGTGTATATGATGCTTGATTCTGGAGCAAGGGGTTCCAAAGAACAAATTCGTCAGTTAACTGGTATGCGTGGTTTGATGGCTAAGCCTAAAAAATCGACTGCTGGTGGTGGTGAGATTATTGAAAACCCGATTCTTTCTAACTTTAAAGAAGGTCTTTCTATCCTTGAGTACTTTATCTCTACTCACGGTGCGCGTAAGGGTCTTGCGGATACGGCATTGAAAACTGCCGATGCAGGATATTTAACAAGAAGATTACATGATGTATCTCAAGATGTTATTGTTAACATCGAAGATTGTGGTACATTAAGAGGTGTTGAAGTATCAGCATTGAAGAAAAATGAGGAAATTGTTGAATCATTAGGAGAAAGAATTTTAGGACGTGTTGTTTTACAAGACGTAATTAATCCTTTAAACAATGAAGTTTTAGTTCAATCTGGACAACAAATCACTGAAGTTATAATGAAAGCAATTGACGCTTCTCCAATTGAGAAAGTAGAAGTGCGTTCTCCATTAACTTGTGAAGCATTGAAAGGTATTTGTGCGAAATGTTACGGTAGAAACTTAGCTACTGGTAAAATGACACAAAGAGGTGAGGCAGTTGGTGTAATTGCAGCACAATCTATTGGAGAGCCTGGTACTCAGTTAACATTACGTACTTTCCACGTAGGTGGGGTTGCGGGTGGTATTTCTGAAGAATCGAGTATCATTACTAAATTTGCAGGTAAGCTTGAAATTGAAGATTTGAAAACTGTAAAAGGTGAAGATAGTGAAGGTAATGCAGTTGATATTGTTGTATCTCGTTCTACTGAATTGAAATTAATTGATGAAAGAACAGGTATCTTATTAAGTACAAACAATATTCCTTATGGTTCTAGTATCTTCGTTAAAGACGGTCAATCTGTTGGTAAAGGAGATGTAATCTGTAAATGGGATCCATATAATGGAGTTATCGTTTCTGAGTTTACTGGTAAAATTGCTTACGAAGATTTAGAGCAAGGTCAATCGTTCATGGTTGAAATTGATGAGCAAACTGGTTTCCAAGAAAAAGTTATTTCTGAATCTAGAGCTAAAAAATTAATCCCAACTTTATTGGTTTACGGTAAAGAAGGGGAACTAATTCGTTCTTATAACTTACCAGTTGGAGCCCACTTGATGGTTGAAAACGGTGAGAAAATTAAAGCAGGTAAAGTATTGGTAAAAATCCCACGTCGTTCTTCTAAATCTGGAGATATTACAGGAGGTTTACCAAGAATTACAGAGTTGTTAGAGGCTCGTAATCCTTCAAACCCAGCTGTTGTTTCTGAAATCGATGGTGTTGTTTCTTTTGGAAAAATCAAAAGAGGAAATCGTGAGATTGTTATCGAATCTAAATTTGGTGACGTTAGAAAATACTTGGTTAAATTATCAAGCCAAATTCTAGTTCAAGAAAATGACTTCGTAAGAGCAGGGGTGCCTTTATCTGATGGGGCAATTACTCCGGATGATATTTTAAGAATCCAAGGACCAGCTGCTGTTCAACAGTATTTGGTTAACGAAATTCAAGAAGTATACCGTTTACAAGGGGTAAAAATCAACGACAAACACTTTGAAGTAGTGATACGTCAAATGATGCGTAAAGTAAGAGTTCAGGATCCAGGTGATACTTTATTCTTAGAAGATCAATTAATTCACACTAAAGATTTCATCGTTCAAAACGATAAATTATATGGTATGAAAGTAGTTGAAGATGCTGGAGATTCTAGTGCATTAAAAGAAGGACAAATTATTACGCCTCGTGAGTTGCGTGATGAAAACTC